Proteins from a single region of Haliaeetus albicilla chromosome Z, bHalAlb1.1, whole genome shotgun sequence:
- the LOC138683812 gene encoding proline-rich protein HaeIII subfamily 1-like, whose product MPAGRTLPRRKTPRRRRRSRGAAPRNRAAVRGFRPREGSLPPPSHTERQAEPSRPRRPAAASPEGDTRRRRRAAPARHGAGPGKRAPGRCSGSRRGRRRAAPPAALRPRGSFPPGPPSPTPRPPFASPRPNPPRRPASAPRHPPARHAERGGRPPATPGRHLAAAAAAAPPSPSPAGGGDGDDDDDDPARGSPLAAPGAARGTPRLFRSSRHEPPPAAAAPRLPRRAALTSTPGDGRAGASPRSAAASPRSAAVGRRAGPPPPRLPSHRRGRGAGHRLTSAASPRGAGPQPGPPLFPSPPGGPALPPVTAGAGRTGAGVRARLRHTPTSRGGSLFVPQGGREGALLPEQRKPPGLAV is encoded by the coding sequence ATGCCTGCCGGTCGGACTCTACCCCGGCGGAAAActccgaggaggaggaggagaagccgGGGCGCAGCTCCCAGGAACCGGGCAGCGGTTCGCGGCTTCCGACCCCGGGAAGGCAGCCTGCCGCCGCCCAGCCACACGGAACGTCAGGCTGAGCCGTCTCGCCCCCGGCGGCCTGCAGCGGCCAGCCCGGAAGGTGACACACGACGCCGACGCCGGGCTGCACCGGCGCGGCACGGCGCCGGGCCGGGCAAGCGGGCGCCCGGGCGCTGCAGCGGCAGCCGGCGCGGCCGACGCAGAGCGGCACCGCCCGCGGCGCTGCGGCCCCGCGGCTCCTTCCCCCCGGGACCGCCGAGCCCTACGCCGCGGCCGCCGTTCGCCTCCCCGCGGCCCAACCCGCCCCGGCGGCCCGCCTCCGCGCCGCGCCACCCGCCCGCCCGCCACGCCGAGCGAGGCGGGAGGCCGCCCGCCACGCCGGGGCGGCAcctcgctgctgctgccgccgccgcccccccctcccccagccccgccggcggcggggacggcgacgacgacgacgacgaccCCGCGCGCGGCTCACCGCTGGCGGCTCCCGGCGCCGCGCGCGGGACCCCGCGCCTCTTCCGAAGCTCGCGCCACGAGCCGCCACCAGCCGCTGCGGCACCCCGCCTCCCGCGGCGCGCCGCCCTGACGTCAACGCCCGGCgacgggcgggcgggcgccTCCCCCCGCAGCgcggccgcctccccccgcAGCGCGGCCgtggggcggcgggcgggaccgccgccgccgcgcctcCCCTCCCACCGCAGGGGGCGGGGCGCCGGGCACCGCCTGACGTCGGCAGCTTCCCCGCGAGGGGCGGGCCCGCAGCCGGGccctccccttttcccctccccgCCGGGGGGGCCCGCCCTTCCCCCCGTGACGGCAGGGGCGGGGCGCACGGGCGCCGGCGTCAGAGCGCGATTGCGCCACACGCCGACGTCGCGGGGCGGGAGCCTCTTTGTGCctcagggagggagggagggagccctGCTGCCTGAGCAGCGGAAGCCGCCGGGACTCGCCGTTTAA